One genomic region from Drosophila subpulchrella strain 33 F10 #4 breed RU33 chromosome 2R, RU_Dsub_v1.1 Primary Assembly, whole genome shotgun sequence encodes:
- the LOC119551784 gene encoding uncharacterized protein LOC119551784 isoform X2, producing MRPIYQQEQPLFYQRPANLRRLRHPSGTVYGRSYSLEDQPEDVIPVYPKFIYATQQQQQQRAQYPLYQLGDSLSSLESDFPENEYSGAYILEQNVPTNPTPKVVQNLNALGRLLELLQRCPLPCLSFNTACICSLIVIFLAPRTCAQSLLFPAFRLFCGTLYPAYASYKAVRTKDVKEYVKWMMYWIVFAFFTCIETFTDIFISWLPFYYEVKVALVFWLLSPATKGSSTLYRKFVHPMLTRHEQEIDEYVNQAKERGYSAVLQLGSKGVNYATNVLMQTAIKGGGNLVQTIKRSYSLSDLSEPDMHRTQDEMDAVMMSSMASSAVVMRSTSTGARLLRPRNQTPVGRSGSGTRHSTGMYFTEVDVTAKNAGDFNYNIRSQDDISSGYSSAEPVSGLSRTSSMTNASKGRAKSKRNELLEEMRDEVYLENQLYFQGVRGENSIPAAQELKIVESFERIPFREEEENDNAEDEDFFEALPLIEEEIIKMELSNPDHQNNFTQEEEFEDALFEEPNQLDSTQKNNDLSGKVHIEKLQNQNSNGSADTTEPHECKPYIQPPIDPFLLVLSTSASAPDPFLPERQRPMSPREMRATLEEIKHSFRAQLEPEPSISSSPSPSLRPRANHGKGRAPPPPLPPKRHSLSPQPDTISQTSTGSVERKSGIGQLFKHIKANVLRNKANPSQRPEDEQLAARETQI from the exons ATGAGGCCCATCTATCAGCAGGAGCAGCCGCTCTTCTACCAGCGGCCAGCTAATCTCCGACGCCTACGTCATCCGTCGGGCACCGTCTACGGTCGCAGCTATTCGCTCGAGGATCAGCCGGAGGATGTGATCCCCGTCTATCCGAAATTCATCTACGCcacacagcagcagcagcagcaaaggGCTCAGTATCCACTGTACCAGCTTGGCGACTCACTGAGCTCGCTGGAGAGTGATTTCCCCGAGAATGAGTACAGTGGAGCCTACATTTTGGAACAGAATGTTCCGACCAATCCCACGCCCAAAGTGGTCCAGAATCTCAATGCCCTGGGGCGACTCTTGGAGCTGCTGCAGCGCTGTCCTCTGCCGTGTCTCTCCTTCAACACCGCCTGCATCTGCTCGCTGATCGTCATATTTCTCGCACCGCGCACTTGTGCCCAGAGTTTACTGTTTCCCGCTTTCAGATTGTTCTGCGGCACCCTGTACCCGGCCTACGCCTCCTACAAGGCCGTCAGGACCAAGGATGTCAAGGAATAT GTAAAATGGATGATGTACTGGATTGTCTTTGCATTTTTCACCTGCATCGAAACATTCACGGACATCTTCATCTCCTGGCTGCCGTTCTACTACGAGGTGAAGGTGGCCCTGGTCTTCTGGCTCCTCTCGCCGGCCACAAAGGGCAGTTCGACGTTGTATCGCAAATTCGTGCATCCCATGCTGACGCGCCACGAACAG GAGATCGACGAGTACGTGAACCAGGCCAAAGAGCGGGGCTATTCGGCGGTCCTGCAGCTGGGCTCCAAGGGAGTCAACTATGCCACCAACGTTCTCATGCAGACGGCCATTAAG GGAGGCGGCAATCTGGTGCAGACGATCAAGCGGAGCTACAGCCTCAGCGATCTGAGCGAGCCGGATATGCATCGCACGCAGGACGAAATGGACGCCGTGATGATGTCCTCGATGGCCTCGTCGGCGGTGGTCATGCGTTCGACATCCACGGGCGCTCGTCTCCTGAGGCCAAGGAATCAGACGCCAGTGGGCAGATCCGGCAGCGGCACCCGCCACTCCACTGGCATGTATTTCACGGAGGTGGATGTGACCGCCAAGAATGCGGGCGATTTCAA CTACAACATTCGCAGCCAGGATGACATCAGCTCCGGCTACTCGAGTGCCGAGCCCGTGAGCGGTCTCAGTCGCACCTCCTCCATGACGAATGCTTCCAAGGGTCGGGCCAAGTCCAAACGCAATGAG TTGCTGGAAGAGATGAGGGACGAGGTCTACTTAGAGAACCAGCTGTACTTTCAAGGTGTGCGAGGGGAGAACTCGATTCCAGCGGCCCAAGAACTAAAGATTGTggagagctttgaaagaatccCATTTcgggaggaggaggagaatgATAACGCGGAGGATGAGGACTTTTTTGAGGCCTTGCCTTTAATAGAAGAGGAGATAATTAAAATGGAGTTGTCAAACCCAGATCatcaaaataattttacaCAAGAGGAGGAGTTTGAAGATGCATTATTCGAAGAACCAAATCAACTAGATTCAACCCAAAAAAACAATGATTTAAGCGGGAAGGTACATATAGAGAAGTTACAAAATCAGAATTCGAATGGATCCGCTGACACTACTGAACCGCACGAATGCAAACCATATATCCAACCACCCATTGATCCCTTTTTATTGGTTTTGAGCACTTCTGCATCCGCACCAGATCCCTTTCTGCCCGAACGACAGCGTCCAATGTCGCCTCGTGAAATGCGGGCCACCCTGGAGGAGATTAAGCACAGTTTCCGCGCACAACTCGAACCAGAGCCCTCCATATCGAGCTCCCCGTCGCCCTCCTTGCGACCCAGGGCCAATCATGGAAAGGGACGTGCTCCACCGCCGCCCCTGCCGCCGAAGAGACACTCGTTGAGTCCACAACCGGACACCATCAGCCAGACATCGACGGGCAGCGTGGAACGCAAGTCAGGTATCGGCCAACTGTTTAAGCATATCAAAGCTAATGTGCTGCGTAACAAAGCTAATCCCAGCCAGCGGCCGGAGGATGAGCAGCTGGCGGCCAGAGAGACGCAGATTTGA
- the LOC119551784 gene encoding uncharacterized protein LOC119551784 isoform X6 translates to MISSLFSRLIILFCGTLYPAYASYKAVRTKDVKEYVKWMMYWIVFAFFTCIETFTDIFISWLPFYYEVKVALVFWLLSPATKGSSTLYRKFVHPMLTRHEQEIDEYVNQAKERGYSAVLQLGSKGVNYATNVLMQTAIKGGGNLVQTIKRSYSLSDLSEPDMHRTQDEMDAVMMSSMASSAVVMRSTSTGARLLRPRNQTPVGRSGSGTRHSTGMYFTEVDVTAKNAGDFNYNIRSQDDISSGYSSAEPVSGLSRTSSMTNASKGRAKSKRNEQLLEEMRDEVYLENQLYFQGVRGENSIPAAQELKIVESFERIPFREEEENDNAEDEDFFEALPLIEEEIIKMELSNPDHQNNFTQEEEFEDALFEEPNQLDSTQKNNDLSGKVHIEKLQNQNSNGSADTTEPHECKPYIQPPIDPFLLVLSTSASAPDPFLPERQRPMSPREMRATLEEIKHSFRAQLEPEPSISSSPSPSLRPRANHGKGRAPPPPLPPKRHSLSPQPDTISQTSTGSVERKSGIGQLFKHIKANVLRNKANPSQRPEDEQLAARETQI, encoded by the exons ATGATCAGCAGCCTGTTTTCGCGGCTCATAAT ATTGTTCTGCGGCACCCTGTACCCGGCCTACGCCTCCTACAAGGCCGTCAGGACCAAGGATGTCAAGGAATAT GTAAAATGGATGATGTACTGGATTGTCTTTGCATTTTTCACCTGCATCGAAACATTCACGGACATCTTCATCTCCTGGCTGCCGTTCTACTACGAGGTGAAGGTGGCCCTGGTCTTCTGGCTCCTCTCGCCGGCCACAAAGGGCAGTTCGACGTTGTATCGCAAATTCGTGCATCCCATGCTGACGCGCCACGAACAG GAGATCGACGAGTACGTGAACCAGGCCAAAGAGCGGGGCTATTCGGCGGTCCTGCAGCTGGGCTCCAAGGGAGTCAACTATGCCACCAACGTTCTCATGCAGACGGCCATTAAG GGAGGCGGCAATCTGGTGCAGACGATCAAGCGGAGCTACAGCCTCAGCGATCTGAGCGAGCCGGATATGCATCGCACGCAGGACGAAATGGACGCCGTGATGATGTCCTCGATGGCCTCGTCGGCGGTGGTCATGCGTTCGACATCCACGGGCGCTCGTCTCCTGAGGCCAAGGAATCAGACGCCAGTGGGCAGATCCGGCAGCGGCACCCGCCACTCCACTGGCATGTATTTCACGGAGGTGGATGTGACCGCCAAGAATGCGGGCGATTTCAA CTACAACATTCGCAGCCAGGATGACATCAGCTCCGGCTACTCGAGTGCCGAGCCCGTGAGCGGTCTCAGTCGCACCTCCTCCATGACGAATGCTTCCAAGGGTCGGGCCAAGTCCAAACGCAATGAG CAGTTGCTGGAAGAGATGAGGGACGAGGTCTACTTAGAGAACCAGCTGTACTTTCAAGGTGTGCGAGGGGAGAACTCGATTCCAGCGGCCCAAGAACTAAAGATTGTggagagctttgaaagaatccCATTTcgggaggaggaggagaatgATAACGCGGAGGATGAGGACTTTTTTGAGGCCTTGCCTTTAATAGAAGAGGAGATAATTAAAATGGAGTTGTCAAACCCAGATCatcaaaataattttacaCAAGAGGAGGAGTTTGAAGATGCATTATTCGAAGAACCAAATCAACTAGATTCAACCCAAAAAAACAATGATTTAAGCGGGAAGGTACATATAGAGAAGTTACAAAATCAGAATTCGAATGGATCCGCTGACACTACTGAACCGCACGAATGCAAACCATATATCCAACCACCCATTGATCCCTTTTTATTGGTTTTGAGCACTTCTGCATCCGCACCAGATCCCTTTCTGCCCGAACGACAGCGTCCAATGTCGCCTCGTGAAATGCGGGCCACCCTGGAGGAGATTAAGCACAGTTTCCGCGCACAACTCGAACCAGAGCCCTCCATATCGAGCTCCCCGTCGCCCTCCTTGCGACCCAGGGCCAATCATGGAAAGGGACGTGCTCCACCGCCGCCCCTGCCGCCGAAGAGACACTCGTTGAGTCCACAACCGGACACCATCAGCCAGACATCGACGGGCAGCGTGGAACGCAAGTCAGGTATCGGCCAACTGTTTAAGCATATCAAAGCTAATGTGCTGCGTAACAAAGCTAATCCCAGCCAGCGGCCGGAGGATGAGCAGCTGGCGGCCAGAGAGACGCAGATTTGA
- the LOC119551784 gene encoding uncharacterized protein LOC119551784 isoform X7 encodes MISSLFSRLIILFCGTLYPAYASYKAVRTKDVKEYVKWMMYWIVFAFFTCIETFTDIFISWLPFYYEVKVALVFWLLSPATKGSSTLYRKFVHPMLTRHEQEIDEYVNQAKERGYSAVLQLGSKGVNYATNVLMQTAIKGGGNLVQTIKRSYSLSDLSEPDMHRTQDEMDAVMMSSMASSAVVMRSTSTGARLLRPRNQTPVGRSGSGTRHSTGMYFTEVDVTAKNAGDFNYNIRSQDDISSGYSSAEPVSGLSRTSSMTNASKGRAKSKRNELLEEMRDEVYLENQLYFQGVRGENSIPAAQELKIVESFERIPFREEEENDNAEDEDFFEALPLIEEEIIKMELSNPDHQNNFTQEEEFEDALFEEPNQLDSTQKNNDLSGKVHIEKLQNQNSNGSADTTEPHECKPYIQPPIDPFLLVLSTSASAPDPFLPERQRPMSPREMRATLEEIKHSFRAQLEPEPSISSSPSPSLRPRANHGKGRAPPPPLPPKRHSLSPQPDTISQTSTGSVERKSGIGQLFKHIKANVLRNKANPSQRPEDEQLAARETQI; translated from the exons ATGATCAGCAGCCTGTTTTCGCGGCTCATAAT ATTGTTCTGCGGCACCCTGTACCCGGCCTACGCCTCCTACAAGGCCGTCAGGACCAAGGATGTCAAGGAATAT GTAAAATGGATGATGTACTGGATTGTCTTTGCATTTTTCACCTGCATCGAAACATTCACGGACATCTTCATCTCCTGGCTGCCGTTCTACTACGAGGTGAAGGTGGCCCTGGTCTTCTGGCTCCTCTCGCCGGCCACAAAGGGCAGTTCGACGTTGTATCGCAAATTCGTGCATCCCATGCTGACGCGCCACGAACAG GAGATCGACGAGTACGTGAACCAGGCCAAAGAGCGGGGCTATTCGGCGGTCCTGCAGCTGGGCTCCAAGGGAGTCAACTATGCCACCAACGTTCTCATGCAGACGGCCATTAAG GGAGGCGGCAATCTGGTGCAGACGATCAAGCGGAGCTACAGCCTCAGCGATCTGAGCGAGCCGGATATGCATCGCACGCAGGACGAAATGGACGCCGTGATGATGTCCTCGATGGCCTCGTCGGCGGTGGTCATGCGTTCGACATCCACGGGCGCTCGTCTCCTGAGGCCAAGGAATCAGACGCCAGTGGGCAGATCCGGCAGCGGCACCCGCCACTCCACTGGCATGTATTTCACGGAGGTGGATGTGACCGCCAAGAATGCGGGCGATTTCAA CTACAACATTCGCAGCCAGGATGACATCAGCTCCGGCTACTCGAGTGCCGAGCCCGTGAGCGGTCTCAGTCGCACCTCCTCCATGACGAATGCTTCCAAGGGTCGGGCCAAGTCCAAACGCAATGAG TTGCTGGAAGAGATGAGGGACGAGGTCTACTTAGAGAACCAGCTGTACTTTCAAGGTGTGCGAGGGGAGAACTCGATTCCAGCGGCCCAAGAACTAAAGATTGTggagagctttgaaagaatccCATTTcgggaggaggaggagaatgATAACGCGGAGGATGAGGACTTTTTTGAGGCCTTGCCTTTAATAGAAGAGGAGATAATTAAAATGGAGTTGTCAAACCCAGATCatcaaaataattttacaCAAGAGGAGGAGTTTGAAGATGCATTATTCGAAGAACCAAATCAACTAGATTCAACCCAAAAAAACAATGATTTAAGCGGGAAGGTACATATAGAGAAGTTACAAAATCAGAATTCGAATGGATCCGCTGACACTACTGAACCGCACGAATGCAAACCATATATCCAACCACCCATTGATCCCTTTTTATTGGTTTTGAGCACTTCTGCATCCGCACCAGATCCCTTTCTGCCCGAACGACAGCGTCCAATGTCGCCTCGTGAAATGCGGGCCACCCTGGAGGAGATTAAGCACAGTTTCCGCGCACAACTCGAACCAGAGCCCTCCATATCGAGCTCCCCGTCGCCCTCCTTGCGACCCAGGGCCAATCATGGAAAGGGACGTGCTCCACCGCCGCCCCTGCCGCCGAAGAGACACTCGTTGAGTCCACAACCGGACACCATCAGCCAGACATCGACGGGCAGCGTGGAACGCAAGTCAGGTATCGGCCAACTGTTTAAGCATATCAAAGCTAATGTGCTGCGTAACAAAGCTAATCCCAGCCAGCGGCCGGAGGATGAGCAGCTGGCGGCCAGAGAGACGCAGATTTGA
- the LOC119551784 gene encoding uncharacterized protein LOC119551784 isoform X1 — translation MRPIYQQEQPLFYQRPANLRRLRHPSGTVYGRSYSLEDQPEDVIPVYPKFIYATQQQQQQRAQYPLYQLGDSLSSLESDFPENEYSGAYILEQNVPTNPTPKVVQNLNALGRLLELLQRCPLPCLSFNTACICSLIVIFLAPRTCAQSLLFPAFRLFCGTLYPAYASYKAVRTKDVKEYVKWMMYWIVFAFFTCIETFTDIFISWLPFYYEVKVALVFWLLSPATKGSSTLYRKFVHPMLTRHEQEIDEYVNQAKERGYSAVLQLGSKGVNYATNVLMQTAIKGGGNLVQTIKRSYSLSDLSEPDMHRTQDEMDAVMMSSMASSAVVMRSTSTGARLLRPRNQTPVGRSGSGTRHSTGMYFTEVDVTAKNAGDFNYNIRSQDDISSGYSSAEPVSGLSRTSSMTNASKGRAKSKRNEQLLEEMRDEVYLENQLYFQGVRGENSIPAAQELKIVESFERIPFREEEENDNAEDEDFFEALPLIEEEIIKMELSNPDHQNNFTQEEEFEDALFEEPNQLDSTQKNNDLSGKVHIEKLQNQNSNGSADTTEPHECKPYIQPPIDPFLLVLSTSASAPDPFLPERQRPMSPREMRATLEEIKHSFRAQLEPEPSISSSPSPSLRPRANHGKGRAPPPPLPPKRHSLSPQPDTISQTSTGSVERKSGIGQLFKHIKANVLRNKANPSQRPEDEQLAARETQI, via the exons ATGAGGCCCATCTATCAGCAGGAGCAGCCGCTCTTCTACCAGCGGCCAGCTAATCTCCGACGCCTACGTCATCCGTCGGGCACCGTCTACGGTCGCAGCTATTCGCTCGAGGATCAGCCGGAGGATGTGATCCCCGTCTATCCGAAATTCATCTACGCcacacagcagcagcagcagcaaaggGCTCAGTATCCACTGTACCAGCTTGGCGACTCACTGAGCTCGCTGGAGAGTGATTTCCCCGAGAATGAGTACAGTGGAGCCTACATTTTGGAACAGAATGTTCCGACCAATCCCACGCCCAAAGTGGTCCAGAATCTCAATGCCCTGGGGCGACTCTTGGAGCTGCTGCAGCGCTGTCCTCTGCCGTGTCTCTCCTTCAACACCGCCTGCATCTGCTCGCTGATCGTCATATTTCTCGCACCGCGCACTTGTGCCCAGAGTTTACTGTTTCCCGCTTTCAGATTGTTCTGCGGCACCCTGTACCCGGCCTACGCCTCCTACAAGGCCGTCAGGACCAAGGATGTCAAGGAATAT GTAAAATGGATGATGTACTGGATTGTCTTTGCATTTTTCACCTGCATCGAAACATTCACGGACATCTTCATCTCCTGGCTGCCGTTCTACTACGAGGTGAAGGTGGCCCTGGTCTTCTGGCTCCTCTCGCCGGCCACAAAGGGCAGTTCGACGTTGTATCGCAAATTCGTGCATCCCATGCTGACGCGCCACGAACAG GAGATCGACGAGTACGTGAACCAGGCCAAAGAGCGGGGCTATTCGGCGGTCCTGCAGCTGGGCTCCAAGGGAGTCAACTATGCCACCAACGTTCTCATGCAGACGGCCATTAAG GGAGGCGGCAATCTGGTGCAGACGATCAAGCGGAGCTACAGCCTCAGCGATCTGAGCGAGCCGGATATGCATCGCACGCAGGACGAAATGGACGCCGTGATGATGTCCTCGATGGCCTCGTCGGCGGTGGTCATGCGTTCGACATCCACGGGCGCTCGTCTCCTGAGGCCAAGGAATCAGACGCCAGTGGGCAGATCCGGCAGCGGCACCCGCCACTCCACTGGCATGTATTTCACGGAGGTGGATGTGACCGCCAAGAATGCGGGCGATTTCAA CTACAACATTCGCAGCCAGGATGACATCAGCTCCGGCTACTCGAGTGCCGAGCCCGTGAGCGGTCTCAGTCGCACCTCCTCCATGACGAATGCTTCCAAGGGTCGGGCCAAGTCCAAACGCAATGAG CAGTTGCTGGAAGAGATGAGGGACGAGGTCTACTTAGAGAACCAGCTGTACTTTCAAGGTGTGCGAGGGGAGAACTCGATTCCAGCGGCCCAAGAACTAAAGATTGTggagagctttgaaagaatccCATTTcgggaggaggaggagaatgATAACGCGGAGGATGAGGACTTTTTTGAGGCCTTGCCTTTAATAGAAGAGGAGATAATTAAAATGGAGTTGTCAAACCCAGATCatcaaaataattttacaCAAGAGGAGGAGTTTGAAGATGCATTATTCGAAGAACCAAATCAACTAGATTCAACCCAAAAAAACAATGATTTAAGCGGGAAGGTACATATAGAGAAGTTACAAAATCAGAATTCGAATGGATCCGCTGACACTACTGAACCGCACGAATGCAAACCATATATCCAACCACCCATTGATCCCTTTTTATTGGTTTTGAGCACTTCTGCATCCGCACCAGATCCCTTTCTGCCCGAACGACAGCGTCCAATGTCGCCTCGTGAAATGCGGGCCACCCTGGAGGAGATTAAGCACAGTTTCCGCGCACAACTCGAACCAGAGCCCTCCATATCGAGCTCCCCGTCGCCCTCCTTGCGACCCAGGGCCAATCATGGAAAGGGACGTGCTCCACCGCCGCCCCTGCCGCCGAAGAGACACTCGTTGAGTCCACAACCGGACACCATCAGCCAGACATCGACGGGCAGCGTGGAACGCAAGTCAGGTATCGGCCAACTGTTTAAGCATATCAAAGCTAATGTGCTGCGTAACAAAGCTAATCCCAGCCAGCGGCCGGAGGATGAGCAGCTGGCGGCCAGAGAGACGCAGATTTGA
- the LOC119551784 gene encoding receptor expression-enhancing protein 2 isoform X14: MISSLFSRLIILFCGTLYPAYASYKAVRTKDVKEYVKWMMYWIVFAFFTCIETFTDIFISWLPFYYEVKVALVFWLLSPATKGSSTLYRKFVHPMLTRHEQEIDEYVNQAKERGYSAVLQLGSKGVNYATNVLMQTAIKTYALTTAPSVHGRGLQSSHSADELSRGQDMMDSTDNWLPRASSLSSIDSYTENIYEPRGDTRRLVIREVSEEVEQEDEPMGDAGAARLRDLPVRKAQPRRAAGTARTGGKRGQRSNDSEAAGSSTNVIRSRRKLRDPTPDVDVETY; encoded by the exons ATGATCAGCAGCCTGTTTTCGCGGCTCATAAT ATTGTTCTGCGGCACCCTGTACCCGGCCTACGCCTCCTACAAGGCCGTCAGGACCAAGGATGTCAAGGAATAT GTAAAATGGATGATGTACTGGATTGTCTTTGCATTTTTCACCTGCATCGAAACATTCACGGACATCTTCATCTCCTGGCTGCCGTTCTACTACGAGGTGAAGGTGGCCCTGGTCTTCTGGCTCCTCTCGCCGGCCACAAAGGGCAGTTCGACGTTGTATCGCAAATTCGTGCATCCCATGCTGACGCGCCACGAACAG GAGATCGACGAGTACGTGAACCAGGCCAAAGAGCGGGGCTATTCGGCGGTCCTGCAGCTGGGCTCCAAGGGAGTCAACTATGCCACCAACGTTCTCATGCAGACGGCCATTAAG ACCTATGCGCTGACCACGGCTCCATCGGTCCACGGACGTGGCCTCCAGAGCTCCCATTCGGCGGACGAGCTGTCCCGGGGTCAGGACATGATGGACAGCACGGACAACTGGCTGCCACGTGCCAGTTCCCTGAGCAGCATCGATAGCTACACGGAGAACATCTACGAGCCGAGGGGCGATACCAGGCGTCTGGTCATCCGTGAGGTTTCCGAGGAGGTGGAGCAAGAGGATGAGCCCATGGGTGATGCCGGAGCAGCACGCCTGCGGGATTTGCCAGTCCGAAAGGCTCAGCCACGTCGCGCCGCAGGCACCGCCAGAACTGGAGGCAAACGTGGCCAGAGGAGCAATGATTCAGAAGCCGCCGGCAGTTCTACCAATGTGATCCGCTCGCGCCGCAAGCTGCGCGATCCCACGCCCGATGTGGACGTGGAGACCTACTAG
- the LOC119551784 gene encoding uncharacterized protein LOC119551784 isoform X11 — protein sequence MRPIYQQEQPLFYQRPANLRRLRHPSGTVYGRSYSLEDQPEDVIPVYPKFIYATQQQQQQRAQYPLYQLGDSLSSLESDFPENEYSGAYILEQNVPTNPTPKVVQNLNALGRLLELLQRCPLPCLSFNTACICSLIVIFLAPRTCAQSLLFPAFRLFCGTLYPAYASYKAVRTKDVKEYVKWMMYWIVFAFFTCIETFTDIFISWLPFYYEVKVALVFWLLSPATKGSSTLYRKFVHPMLTRHEQEIDEYVNQAKERGYSAVLQLGSKGVNYATNVLMQTAIKGGGNLVQTIKRSYSLSDLSEPDMHRTQDEMDAVMMSSMASSAVVMRSTSTGARLLRPRNQTPVGRSGSGTRHSTGMYFTEVDVTAKNAGDFNYNIRSQDDISSGYSSAEPVSGLSRTSSMTNASKGRAKSKRNEIGVG from the exons ATGAGGCCCATCTATCAGCAGGAGCAGCCGCTCTTCTACCAGCGGCCAGCTAATCTCCGACGCCTACGTCATCCGTCGGGCACCGTCTACGGTCGCAGCTATTCGCTCGAGGATCAGCCGGAGGATGTGATCCCCGTCTATCCGAAATTCATCTACGCcacacagcagcagcagcagcaaaggGCTCAGTATCCACTGTACCAGCTTGGCGACTCACTGAGCTCGCTGGAGAGTGATTTCCCCGAGAATGAGTACAGTGGAGCCTACATTTTGGAACAGAATGTTCCGACCAATCCCACGCCCAAAGTGGTCCAGAATCTCAATGCCCTGGGGCGACTCTTGGAGCTGCTGCAGCGCTGTCCTCTGCCGTGTCTCTCCTTCAACACCGCCTGCATCTGCTCGCTGATCGTCATATTTCTCGCACCGCGCACTTGTGCCCAGAGTTTACTGTTTCCCGCTTTCAGATTGTTCTGCGGCACCCTGTACCCGGCCTACGCCTCCTACAAGGCCGTCAGGACCAAGGATGTCAAGGAATAT GTAAAATGGATGATGTACTGGATTGTCTTTGCATTTTTCACCTGCATCGAAACATTCACGGACATCTTCATCTCCTGGCTGCCGTTCTACTACGAGGTGAAGGTGGCCCTGGTCTTCTGGCTCCTCTCGCCGGCCACAAAGGGCAGTTCGACGTTGTATCGCAAATTCGTGCATCCCATGCTGACGCGCCACGAACAG GAGATCGACGAGTACGTGAACCAGGCCAAAGAGCGGGGCTATTCGGCGGTCCTGCAGCTGGGCTCCAAGGGAGTCAACTATGCCACCAACGTTCTCATGCAGACGGCCATTAAG GGAGGCGGCAATCTGGTGCAGACGATCAAGCGGAGCTACAGCCTCAGCGATCTGAGCGAGCCGGATATGCATCGCACGCAGGACGAAATGGACGCCGTGATGATGTCCTCGATGGCCTCGTCGGCGGTGGTCATGCGTTCGACATCCACGGGCGCTCGTCTCCTGAGGCCAAGGAATCAGACGCCAGTGGGCAGATCCGGCAGCGGCACCCGCCACTCCACTGGCATGTATTTCACGGAGGTGGATGTGACCGCCAAGAATGCGGGCGATTTCAA CTACAACATTCGCAGCCAGGATGACATCAGCTCCGGCTACTCGAGTGCCGAGCCCGTGAGCGGTCTCAGTCGCACCTCCTCCATGACGAATGCTTCCAAGGGTCGGGCCAAGTCCAAACGCAATGAG ATTGGTGTTGGTTAG